A portion of the Glycine max cultivar Williams 82 chromosome 10, Glycine_max_v4.0, whole genome shotgun sequence genome contains these proteins:
- the LOC112998130 gene encoding uncharacterized protein, translating into MRTTQGLSCVCELVRYVVGSIPLDTIHMFWRRLSFSYQGLSELEVSMTKEMETISKRFEKLDVCGKLTLKSKLWEISYPDLNSICPPPEKVKTKYAQKKLMTKHQRSTKRDPSYWEYVDALHSVQNNNSSVKRSVSSSEQAIPRRIMPMLDQFHPCIHDFIKNIVDVKAYGNYGYRAIAALLGISEDSWCLVRNYLLKELGKWSDEYINLLGGIDRFEELKRSLLVDGLSMVTMDK; encoded by the exons ATGAGAACTACTCAGGGTCTTTCATGTGTATGTGAGCTAGTTAGATATGTTGTTGGTAGCATACCACTTGacacaatccatatgttttggcggAGGCTAAGTTTCTCAtaccaagggttatctgagctCGAAGTCAGCATGACCAAagagatggaaaccatatcTAAGAGGTTTGAAAagcttgatgtttgtggcaaacttactctaaagagtaaactttGGGAAATTTCCTACCCTGATCTAAACTCTATCTGTCCTCCTCCAGAAAAGGTGAAAACAAAATATGCTCAGAAGAAACTGATGACCAAACATCAAAGAtcaacaaagcgtgatccgtcttactgggagtatgttgatgcattACATTCTGtgcaaaataataattcttcAGTCAAACGTAGTGTATCATCATCCGAGCAAGCAATTCCAAGAAGGATCatgccgatgttggatcaatttcatccatgcattcatgatttcattaaaaatattgttgatgtcaaagctTATGGTAACTATGGATATCGTGCAATTGCTGCCTTATTAGGTATAAGTGAAGATTCATGGTGTTTGGTGCGCAACtatttgcttaaagaacttggaaAATGGTCTGATGAGTATATCAACTTGCTTGGTGGCATAGatagatttgaggaattaaagcgatccctacttgttgatggattatccatg GTTACCATGGATAAGTAG
- the LOC100788962 gene encoding uncharacterized protein gives MHKTTLPCGGTDTSSHPPPPQPQILSNPKNDVVFPPTLEPYHLHRRGHEPPSCMVTRAAAAASSWLRHRRIRYFFLVLCSPLLLLVVCAALPFLCAAELCLRRRGSLWGKLLRRGDAADRLRRCEEGCCEEEREEEKGLLHRYLEDQLLLVGSMYECGEEEEEEDSRKVEDIERIGSSSSRIPLLR, from the coding sequence ATGCACAAAACTACCCTCCCATGTGGGGGCACAGACACATCATCACATCCACCACCGCCACAGCCGCAGATACTATCCAACCCCAAAAACGACGTCGTTTTCCCCCCGACCCTCGAACCCTACCACCTCCACCGCCGCGGCCATGAGCCCCCTTCGTGCATGGTGACCcgcgccgccgccgccgcctccTCGTGGCTGCGCCACCGCCGGATCCGGTACTTTTTCCTCGTCCTCTGCTCGCCACTCCTCCTCCTCGTCGTCTGTGCCGCGTTGCCCTTCCTCTGCGCCGCCGAGCTCTGCCTCCGTCGCCGCGGCAGCCTCTGGGGGAAGCTCCTCCGTCGCGGTGACGCCGCCGATCGCCTCCGCCGCTGCGAGGAAGGGTGCTGCGAAGAGGAGCGGGAGGAGGAGAAGGGGCTGTTGCATCGCTACCTCGAAGATCAGCTTCTTCTCGTTGGATCCATGTACGAGTGTggcgaggaagaagaagaagaagattctaGAAAGGTTGAAGATATTGAAAGGATAGGTAGTAGCAGTAGTAGAATCCCTCTATTGAGATGA
- the LOC548073 gene encoding S-adenosyl-L-methionine:delta24-sterol-C-methyltransferase, giving the protein MDLASNLGGKIDKAEVLSAVQKYEKYHVCYGGQEEERKANYTDMVNKYYDLVTSFYEFGWGESFHFAPRWKGESLRESIKRHEHFLPLQLGLKPGQKVLDVGCGIGGPLREISRFSSTSITGLNNNEYQITRGKELNRIAGVDKTCNFVKADFMKMPFPDNSFDAVYAIEATCHAPDAYGCYKEIFRVLKPGQYFAAYEWCMTDSFDPQNPEHQKIKAEIEIGDGLPDIRLTAKCLEALKQAGFEVIWEKDLAVDSPLPWYLPLDKSHFSLSSFRLTAVGRLFTKNMVKVLEYVGLAPKGSLRVQDFLEKAAEGLVEGGKREIFTPMYFFLARKPDLDRN; this is encoded by the exons ATGGATTTGGCATCCAATCTCGGTGGCAAGATTGACAAAGCCGAAGTTCTCTCTGCCGTTCAGAA GTATGAGAAGTATCATGTTTGCTATGGAGGTCAAGAGGAAGAGAGGAAAGCTAATTATACCGATATG GTTAATAAATACTACGATCTTGTTACCAGCTTTTATGAGTTTGGCTGGGGGGAATCTTTCCATTTTGCACCCAG ATGGAAAGGGGAATCTCTTCGAGAGAGCATCAAGCGACATGAACACTTCCTTCCTTTACAACTTGGACTGAAGCCAGGGCAGAAG gtTTTGGATGTTGGATGTGGAATTGGGGGACCATTAAGAGAAATTTCTCGATTTAG CTCAACTTCAATTACCGGGTTGAATAACAATGAGTACCAGATAACAAGAGGAAAG GAACTCAATCGCATTGCTGGAGTGGACAAGACTTGCAATTTTGTCAAG GCTGACTTCATGAAAATGCCATTCCCAGACAACAGTTTTGATGCAGTGTATGCGATTGAAGCCACTTGCCATGCACCGGATGCT TATGGATGCTATAAAGAGATTTTTAGAGTGTTAAAGCCTGGTCAATATTTTGCTGCTTATGAATGGTGCATGACCGATTCTTTTGATCCCCAAAACCCAGAGCACCAAAAAATCAAG GCAGAAATTGAGATTGGTGATGGGCTACCTGACATTCGATTGACTGCTAAGTGTCTTGAAGCTCTGAAGCAAGCAGGTTTTGAG GTAATATGGGAGAAAGATCTAGCAGTGGACTCTCCTCTTCCTTGGTATTTGCCTTTAGACAAAAGTCACTTCTCACTGAGTAGCTTCCGTCTAACTGCTGTCGGGCGACTTTTCACCAAAAACATG GTCAAGGTTCTGGAGTATGTTGGACTGGCTCCAAAGGGTAGTCTAAGGGTTCAAGACTTCCTGGAGAAGGCTGCAGAGGGACTAGTTGAAGGAGGGAA GAGAGAGATTTTCACACCAATGTACTTCTTCCTGGCACGGAAGCCTGATTTAGACAGGAACTAA
- the LOC548073 gene encoding S-adenosyl-L-methionine:delta24-sterol-C-methyltransferase isoform X1, which translates to MVNKYYDLVTSFYEFGWGESFHFAPRWKGESLRESIKRHEHFLPLQLGLKPGQKVLDVGCGIGGPLREISRFSSTSITGLNNNEYQITRGKELNRIAGVDKTCNFVKADFMKMPFPDNSFDAVYAIEATCHAPDAYGCYKEIFRVLKPGQYFAAYEWCMTDSFDPQNPEHQKIKAEIEIGDGLPDIRLTAKCLEALKQAGFEVIWEKDLAVDSPLPWYLPLDKSHFSLSSFRLTAVGRLFTKNMVKVLEYVGLAPKGSLRVQDFLEKAAEGLVEGGKREIFTPMYFFLARKPDLDRN; encoded by the exons ATG GTTAATAAATACTACGATCTTGTTACCAGCTTTTATGAGTTTGGCTGGGGGGAATCTTTCCATTTTGCACCCAG ATGGAAAGGGGAATCTCTTCGAGAGAGCATCAAGCGACATGAACACTTCCTTCCTTTACAACTTGGACTGAAGCCAGGGCAGAAG gtTTTGGATGTTGGATGTGGAATTGGGGGACCATTAAGAGAAATTTCTCGATTTAG CTCAACTTCAATTACCGGGTTGAATAACAATGAGTACCAGATAACAAGAGGAAAG GAACTCAATCGCATTGCTGGAGTGGACAAGACTTGCAATTTTGTCAAG GCTGACTTCATGAAAATGCCATTCCCAGACAACAGTTTTGATGCAGTGTATGCGATTGAAGCCACTTGCCATGCACCGGATGCT TATGGATGCTATAAAGAGATTTTTAGAGTGTTAAAGCCTGGTCAATATTTTGCTGCTTATGAATGGTGCATGACCGATTCTTTTGATCCCCAAAACCCAGAGCACCAAAAAATCAAG GCAGAAATTGAGATTGGTGATGGGCTACCTGACATTCGATTGACTGCTAAGTGTCTTGAAGCTCTGAAGCAAGCAGGTTTTGAG GTAATATGGGAGAAAGATCTAGCAGTGGACTCTCCTCTTCCTTGGTATTTGCCTTTAGACAAAAGTCACTTCTCACTGAGTAGCTTCCGTCTAACTGCTGTCGGGCGACTTTTCACCAAAAACATG GTCAAGGTTCTGGAGTATGTTGGACTGGCTCCAAAGGGTAGTCTAAGGGTTCAAGACTTCCTGGAGAAGGCTGCAGAGGGACTAGTTGAAGGAGGGAA GAGAGAGATTTTCACACCAATGTACTTCTTCCTGGCACGGAAGCCTGATTTAGACAGGAACTAA
- the LOC100804651 gene encoding primary amine oxidase has product MEAKNLWRFLVLSIGVVLVLLVTWLPNKEALDCNLYSGWCTSKNRFYSSAHPNNPIKKPSFSTYHHHKNQHHESEIPQHPLDPLTIQEFNKVRTILLNYPLFKSSSSYTLNSVVLEEPDKKLVLKWKKGDLPLPRKASVVAYVKGDSHVLTVDLETGQVVSQEAITWSVSGYPTMTLEDMVGVLEVPLKSTEFNRSITKRGVNLADLACLPISSGWYGTQVEENTRLIKVQCYSKEGTVNFYMKPIEGVTALVDMNKKEVLSISDNGQNIPVANGINTDYRYSIQKLNGGELRMLNPISLEQPKGPSFTINGHLVKWANWEFHLRPDPRAGIIISQAKVRDPDTSKLRSVMYKGFTSELFVPYMDPTQDWYFKTYMDAGEYGFGLQAMPLDPLNDCPKNAYYMDGVFASSDGTPYLQPNMICIFESYAGDIAWRHAECPITDLKVTEVRPKVTLVVRMAAAVANYDYIVDWEFQTDGLIRAKVGLSGILMVKGTTYENMDQVPNQEYLYGTLLSENIIGVIHDHFITYYLDMDVDGSDNSFVEVNIKKQETSPGESPRKSYLKAVKKVAKTEKDAQIRLQLYDPSEFHVVNPLKKTRIGNPVGYKLVPGATAASLLDPEDPPQKRAAFTNNQIWVTPYNKSEQWAGGLFAYQSKGDDTLQVWSNRDRPIENKDIVLWYTIGFHHIPCQEDYPVMPTVSSSFDLKPANFFERNPILGVPPNFEDDLPVCKARDSA; this is encoded by the exons ATGGAGGCCAAGAACTTGTGGCGCTTCCTGGTTCTTTCAATCGGTGTGGTACTAGTTTTACTTGTCACTTGGCTGCCCAACAAGGAGGCTCTAGACTGCAACCTTTACTCTGGATGGTGCACCTCAAAGAACCGGTTCTACTCTTCAGCACATCCTAATAATCCGATTAAGAAACCATCATTTTCCACATATCATCATCACAAGAACCAACACCATGAATCCGAGATTCCTCAACACCCTCTTGACCCTCTAACCATCCAAGAGTTCAACAAGGTCCGCACCATCCTTTTGAACTACCCTCTCTTCAAGTCCTCATCCAGCTACACTCTCAACTCCGTTGTCCTTGAAGAGCCAGACAAAAAACTTGTCCTCAAATGGAAAAAGGGTGATCTACCCTTGCCTAGGAAGGCTTCCGTGGTTGCATATGTGAAGGGAGACTCACATGTGCTCACGGTGGACCTCGAAACCGGCCAGGTGGTGAGCCAGGAAGCCATCACCTGGTCGGTCTCAGGTTACCCCACCATGACCCTAGAGGACATGGTGGGAGTACTTGAGGTTCCCCTCAAGAGCACCGAATTCAACCGCTCCATCACTAAACGCGGTGTCAATTTAGCAGACCTGGCATGCTTGCCAATCTCTTCAGGGTGGTATGGGACACAAGTGGAGGAGAATACAAGGTTGATTAAGGTGCAGTGCTATTCCAAAGAAGGCACTGTGAACTTCTACATGAAACCAATTGAGGGTGTGACTGCCTTAGTTGACATGAATAAAAAAGAGGTGCTGTCAATTTCAGATAATGGCCAAAACATCCCTGTGGCCAATGGAATTAACACTGACTACCGTTACTCCATTCAGAAGCTGAATGGAGGAGAGTTGAGGATGCTGAATCCAATATCCTTGGAGCAACCAAAAGGTCCAAGCTTCACAATTAATGGGCACTTGGTGAAATGGGCAAACTGGGAATTTCATCTGAGACCAGACCCAAGAGCTGGGATCATAATTTCACAAGCCAAGGTGAGGGACCctgacacatcaaagctgagaAGTGTAATGTACAAAGGGTTCACCTCTGAGCTATTTGTGCCATACATGGATCCCACACAAGATTGGTACTTTAAGACATACATGGATGCTGGTGAGTATGGATTTGGGTTGCAGGCAATGCCACTAGACCCCTTGAATGATTGCCCCAAGAATGCTTACTACATGGATGGTGTCTTTGCCTCTTCCGATGGAACACCATATCTCCAACCCAACATGATTTGCATTTTTGAGAGTTATGCTGGTGACATTGCGTGGCGACATGCAGAGTGCCCCATCACTGACCTCAAG GTTACAGAAGTGAGGCCAAAGGTGACACTAGTGGTTAGGATGGCAGCAGCAGTAGCAAACTATGACTATATCGTGGATTGGGAATTTCAAACTGATGGGCTAATCAGAGCAAAG GTTGGACTGAGTGGTATCTTGATGGTGAAAGGAACTACCTATGAGAATATGGATCAAGTTCCCAACCAAGAATATCTTTATGGAACCCTTTTGAGTGAAAACATTATAGGTGTAATCCATGACCACTTTATCACATATTACCTAGATATGGACGTTGATGGCTCTGACAATTCATTTGTTGAGGTAAACATAAAGAAGCAAGAGACCTCTCCAGGAGAATCACCCAGAAAGAGTTATCTAAAAGCTGTTAAAAAAGTGGCAAAGACAGAGAAAGATGCTCAAATAAGACTTCAACTCTATGACCCATCGGAATTTCATGTGGTGAACCCATTGAAGAAGACAAGGATAGGGAACCCTGTTGGGTACAAATTGGTTCCAGGTGCCACAGCAGCTAGCCTGCTGGATCCAGAAGATCCTCCACAGAAAAGAGCAGCTTTTACAAACAATCAAATATGGGTTACTCCTTACAACAAAAGTGAGCAATGGGCTGGTGGTTTATTTGCTTACCAGAGCAAAGGGGATGATACTCTTCAAGTCTGGTCCAACAG GGATCGTCCAATTGAGAATAAAGACATTGTTTTGTGGTACACAATAGGGTTCCATCATATACCCTGTCAAGAGGACTATCCTGTCATGCCTACTGTATCATCAAGTTTTGATTTGAAGCCTGCTAATTTCTTTGAGAGAAATCCAATCCTTGGAGTCCCTCCCAATTTCGAAGATGATTTACCTGTTTGCAAGGCTCGTGATTCAGCTTGA